A stretch of the Candidatus Poribacteria bacterium genome encodes the following:
- a CDS encoding PD40 domain-containing protein: ISGDHFNDRHPAWSPDGRRIAFVHARALGQPSIYTMNVNGENRVRLSDCHADTRPTWSPDSAQIVYNHALAEGIRDLFVVDIETFLAAQEAPPTKAEPEPELEPEPEPEPEPEPEPEPEPDPPQQPEPDPDPHQTPDEEDKKEGEGDPPQAPSADPPGIQEGVQRLTTGAHHDIHPHWSPDGSKLVFTKESAPLDAAVYVLDL; the protein is encoded by the coding sequence AATCAGCGGAGACCATTTTAATGATAGGCATCCGGCTTGGTCTCCCGATGGTCGTCGTATAGCCTTTGTTCACGCCCGGGCGTTGGGGCAACCATCGATTTACACGATGAATGTGAACGGAGAAAATCGTGTACGCCTTTCCGACTGCCACGCAGATACTAGACCTACATGGTCGCCTGACAGTGCTCAAATCGTCTATAACCATGCGCTGGCGGAAGGGATCCGGGATCTTTTTGTGGTGGACATTGAGACATTTCTCGCTGCCCAAGAGGCACCTCCAACGAAAGCAGAACCGGAGCCCGAACTAGAGCCGGAGCCCGAACCGGAGCCGGAGCCGGAACCGGAGCCGGAACCGGAGCCAGATCCACCACAACAGCCGGAACCGGATCCAGATCCGCATCAAACACCAGACGAGGAGGACAAAAAGGAGGGAGAGGGTGATCCACCTCAAGCCCCGAGTGCCGATCCACCAGGAATCCAAGAAGGTGTTCAACGTTTGACAACTGGTGCACACCACGATATCCACCCGCACTGGAGTCCCGATGGCTCGAAATTGGTATTTACCAAGGAAAGTGCTCCGCTTGATGCTGCGGTGTATGTCCTGGATCTGT